One genomic window of Punica granatum isolate Tunisia-2019 chromosome 1, ASM765513v2, whole genome shotgun sequence includes the following:
- the LOC116188079 gene encoding histone H4-like, with protein sequence MSGRGKGGKGLGKGGAKRHRKVLRDNIQGITKPAIHRLARRGGVKCISGLIYEETRGVLKIFLENVIRDVVTYTEHACRKTVTAMDVVYALKR encoded by the coding sequence ATGTCTGGGCGTGGAAAGGGAGGCAAGGGGCTCGGAAAGGGAGGAGCCAAGCGTCACCGTAAGGTCCTTCGGGACAACATCCAGGGTATCACCAAGCCAGCCATCCACAGGCTGGCCCGTAGGGGCGGCGTGAAGTGTATAAGTGGTCTCATCTACGAGGAGACTCGTGGGGTGCTGAAGATCTTCCTCGAGAACGTCATCAGAGATGTCGTGACCTACACTGAGCACGCCTGCCGCAAGACCGTGACCGCCATGGATGTTGTCTACGCGCTCAAGAGGTAG